A window of the Canis lupus baileyi chromosome 1, mCanLup2.hap1, whole genome shotgun sequence genome harbors these coding sequences:
- the NR1H2 gene encoding oxysterols receptor LXR-beta: MSTPTTSSLDTPLPGNGPPQASAPSSSPAIKEEGPELWPSGPDPDVPGSDWARSACSGVVPDPAEEPERKRKKGPAPKMLGHELCRVCGDKASGFHYNVLSCEGCKGFFRRSVVRGGARRYACRGGGTCQMDAFMRRKCQQCRLRKCKEAGMREQCVLSEEQIRKKKIRKQQQQQQQQSPVGPMGSSTACGPGASPGGSDGGGQGSGEGEGIQLTAAQELMIQQLVAAQLQCNKRSFSDQPKVTPWPLGADPQSRDARQQRFAHFTELAIISVQEIVDFAKQVPGFLQLGREDQIALLKASTIEIMLLETARRYNHETECITFLKDFTYSKDDFHRAGLQVEFINPIFEFSRAMRRLGLDDAEYALLIAINIFSADRPNVQEPSRVEALQQPYVEALLSYTRIKRPQDQLRFPRMLMKLVSLRTLSSVHSEQVFALRLQDKKLPPLLSEIWDVHE; encoded by the exons ATGTCCACCCCCACCACCAGTTCTCTGGACACGCCCTTGCCTG GAAATGGCCCGCCTCAAGCCAGCGCCCCATCTTCTTCACCAGCGATAAAGGAGGAGGGTCCTGAACTGTGGCCTTCGGGTCCAGATCCTGATGTCCCAGGCAGCGATTGGGCCCGCTCCGCTTGCAGCGGGG TCGTTCCAGACCCTGCTGAGGAACCTGAGCGCAAGCGAAAGAAAGGCCCAGCCCCAAAGATGCTGGGCCATGAGCTGTGCCGTGTGTGCGGGGACAAGGCTTCTGGCTTCCACTACAACGTGCTCAGCTGCGAAGGCTGCAAGGGTTTCTTCCGGCGCAGTGTGGTCCGAGGCGGGGCCAGGCGCTACGCCTGCCGGGGTGGCGGGACCTGCCAGATGGACGCCTTCATGCGGCGCAAGTGCCAGCAGTGCCGGCTGCGCAAGTGCAAGGAGGCCGGGATGAGGGAGCAGT GCGTCCTCTCGGAGGAACAGATCCGAAAGAAGAAGATTCggaagcagcaacagcagcagcagcaacagtcACCAGTAGGGCCAATGGGCAGCAGCACAGCTTGTGGACCTGGGGCCTCCCCTGGAGGGTCTGACGGAGGCGGCCAGGGCTCTGGGGAAGGCGAGGGTATTCAGTTAACAGCTGCTCAGGAACTAATGATCCAACAGTTGGTGGCAGCTCAACTGCAGTGCAACAAACGCTCCTTCTCTGACCAGCCCAAAGTCACG ccctggcctctggGTGCAGACCCCCAGTCCCGCGATGCCCGCCAGCAGCGTTTTGCCCACTTCACGGAACTAGCCATCATCTCAGTCCAGGAGATTGTGGATTTCGCCAAACAAGTGCCTGGCTTCCTGCAGCTGGGCCGCGAGGACCAGATCGCCCTCCTGAAGGCGTCTACCATTGAG ATCATGCTGCTAGAGACGGCCAGACGCTACAACCATGAGACCGAGTGCATCACTTTCCTGAAGGACTTTACCTATAGCAAGGATGACTTTCACCGTGCAG GCCTGCAGGTGGAGTTCATCAATCCCATCTTCGAGTTCTCGCGGGCCATGCGGCGGCTGGGTCTGGATGATGCCGAGTACGCCCTCCTCATCGCCATCAACATCTTCTCTGCTGACCGGCCCAATGTGCAGGAGCCCAGCCGCGTCGAAGCCCTACAGCAACCCTATGTGGAGGCGCTGCTCTCCTACACGCGCATCAAGAGGCCACAG GACCAGCTGCGCTTCCCTCGAATGCTGATGAAGCTTGTGAGCTTGCGTACCCTGAG
- the NAPSA gene encoding napsin-A has product MLPLALLLPLLPLPLIVEPARASLIRIPLRRVYPGLKTLNSLRGWGKPTVPPSLGVPSSGDNPVFVPLSNYMNVQYYGEIGLGTPPQNFSVIFDTGSSNLWVPSIRCHFFSLPCWFHHRYNSKASSSFQPNGTKFAIQYGTGRLDGILSEDKLTIGGVKSASVIFGEALWEPSLVFTLAHFDGILGLGFPILAVGGVQPPLDLLVDQGLLDKPVFSFYLNRDPEAVDGGELVLGGSDPAHYIPPLTFLPVTVPAYWQIHMERVKVGTGLILCAQGCAAILDTGTSLITGPTEEIQALNAAIGGFSLLLGEYLIQCSEIPTLPPISFLLGGVWFNLTAQDYVIQIARGGVRLCLSGFQALDIPPPTGPLWILGDVFLGAHVAVFDRGNLTGGARVGLARASPLRAGPQGGGSAQAQFSGWRPG; this is encoded by the exons ATGTTGCCGCTAgcgctgctgctgccgctgctgccacTGCCGCTGATCGTGGAGCCTGCCCGGGCCTCGCTGATCCG GATTCCTCTCCGCCGAGTCTACCCTGGACTCAAGACCCTGAACTCACTGAGGGGATGGGGGAAGCCAACGGTGCCCCCCAGTTTGGGGGTACCATCCTCTGGGGATAACCCTGTCTTTGTACCTCTCTCTAACTACATGAAT GTCCAGTATTATGGGGAAATTGGACTGGGAACACCCCCGCAAAACTTCTCTGTCATCTTTGACACTGGCTCCTCCAATCTCTGGGTCCCATCCATAAGATGCCACTTCTTCAGTCTGCCCTGCT GGTTCCACCACCGCTACAACTCCAAAGCCTCCAGCTCATTCCAACCCAATGGGACCAAGTTTGCCATTCAATATGGAACTGGGAGGCTAGATGGCATCCTGAGTGAGGACAAGCTGACT ATTGGAGGAGTTAAGAGTGCATCAGTGATTTTTGGAGAGGCGCTGTGGGAGCCCAGCCTGGTCTTCACTTTAGCCCACTTCGATGGAAtactgggcctcggtttccccattcTGGCTGTGGGAGGAGTTCAGCCCCCGCTGGATTTACTGGTGGACCAGGGGCTACTGGATAAGCCTGTCTTCTCCTTCTATCTCAACAG GGATCCTGAAGCAGTGGATGGAGGAGAGCTGGTCCTGGGTGGCTCCGATCCAGCTCACTATATCCCACCCCTCACTTTCTTGCCAGTCACGGTCCCTGCCTACTGGCAGATCCACATGGAGCG TGTGAAGGTGGGCACTGGGCTGATTCTTTGTGCCCAGGGCTGTGCTGCCATCCTGGACACAGGTACATCCCTCATCACAGGACCCACTGAAGAGATCCAGGCCCTGAATGCAGCCATTGGAGGATTCTCCTTGCTGTTGGGGGAG TACCTCATCCAGTGCTCAGAAATCCCAACGCTCCCTCCAATCTCCTTCCTCCTTGGGGGGGTCTGGTTTAACCTCACGGCCCAGGACTATGTCATCCAG ATTGCTCGGGGTGGTGTCCGCCTCTGCTTGTCTGGCTTCCAGGCCCTGGACATACCTCCGCCCACAGGGCCCCTCTGGATTCTCGGCGATGTCTTCTTGGGGGCCCACGTTGCAGTCTTCGACCGCGGAAACCTAACAGGCGGTGCCCGAGTGGGTTTGGCGCGCGCCAGCCCTCTACGAGCCGGACCACAAGGGGGTGGGTCCGCGCAGGCGCAGTTCTCCGGCTGGCGCCCAGGCTAG